Sequence from the Pirellulales bacterium genome:
GGGTGGAAAAAGCGAGCTTGCGAGCGCCGGCCCACCATAAAAACGACGTCGCTATCGGTGGGCCGGCGCTCGCAAGCTCGCTTTTTCCACCCTACGTCCACCCGCCTAGCCAGGCTGCTCGCCTGCGATCAACTCCGCCACGCGGACGCAAAAATTATCGTTCAACACCAACACCTCGCCTTTGGCGATCAACCGGCCGTTGACAAACACATCGACCGGATCGCCCGCCAATTTATCGAGCGCCACGACCGACCCCTTGCGAAGCTTGAGAACGTCTTCCAGGTAGAGTTGGGTGCGGCCGAATTCGATCCGCACGTCGAGCTCCACGTCGCGAATCAACTCCAACGTGGCGCGTTCGGTGTTGGGCGCGGCACCCGAAAGCTCCTCCAACTGGAACGACTTCGCCGAGGCCGCCAGCGATTCATGCGGCTTGTCGATCGAGGCGATCGCGTCCTGGGCCTGTTTCAGCAACAGCTCGATGTCGGCCGACGCAATCGCTTCGTCGCGCGGCGCGGCCGCTTCCGGCCGGCGCGGAGGCGCGGCGGTGGCCGCCTCCGTCGGTCGGCCAGTGGCAGGTGTTTCATGGCTGCCGCCGGCGGCGGCCGGCACTCCGGACACCGCCTCGCCGGCTTGCTGGAGCAGTCGTTCGATTTCGTCGTTGTTGACCGGCGGCGGTTGATCCGTCATCGCACCTACTGCTCGACTGCCAAAAAATCGCTGAAAACGATGCCTTGCAGGACCGGCTTGCCCAAAGTGCGGTTAGTTTTCTCCAAAATCTGCCTTTTGATCAAGCCCAACCCTGGATCGGTCAAATCGGCGATCTCGGCGCTGCGGATCGTCGTCAACACCTGGTCGCGAATGCGGTGCTTGTTGGCCTCGTAACTGCCGGCGAAGTACTCTTCTTCCTCGCCGGCAATCGTTCCATAAAGGTGGAAGTTGACCAGCAGCGTCGTGTTCGACGCCGGCTGGAACGCGGTCAGGCTGTATTCGCCCATATCAATCTCACGTTCTCCCCCGGCCTCGCTTGATTCGCCGTGTTCGCCCACCTTGCCATGTTCGCCGGCAGGTTTTTCGGTGTGCCCCGTTTCGTGCTTGGCCGGCTTGGCGGCAGGGGCGGCGGGCTCCGGGTGCATCGTTTTGTCGGTGGCCATCGTCACATAAACGAAGGCAAACAGGCACTCCGCGCCGATGACCGCCAGGATCAGCCCCAACACCACGACTTTCCAGAACCAGCCCGATTTCTTGCCGCTCGGCGCCGCATCGGCGGGCGTCGCGGACGAAGCTGTCGCGGTTGCACTCATAACGCTTTCTCCTGCTCGTACTCTTGTTCCAGCGTTTCACGCCGATCTCGGAACTCGTTCAGCATGTAAATTTCAACCCAGGATTCGCTGACCAACAGCAGCGGCCGGCTGGCCGCCTGCGACGAAGTCTGCGATGCCACTCCCAAACGGATCCGTTCGGGGGCGATGCCGTGGGCCACCAGGTAATCCATCGTTTCTCGGCAACGGGCATAGGCCAAATCCCAGTGATCGCGATAGGGCGAGTTCTCAGCCAGCGGGCGACGCGAAGCATGGCCGCGGACCTCGATTCGCTGCGGCTTGCCCGACAGCTCTTCGACCGCCAGATCGAGCTGCGTCTTGTTCTCTTCCGACAGGCCGGCGGCGCCCTGGGCAAAGTAAATCACGCCGCCTCGGGCGAGCGGTTGGCCGGCGGTGAGCCGCGGGACATTGTTTCTGGCCGCGGCCCCGGAGCCCGCCGGGCCGTGCCCCAACGGTCCATGTTCGCCCGGCCGCGAAGGCCGCGTGCCGCCACCCATCTCGGAAAACCTCGACTTCGCCGGCTGAAACGACGTAAAGATGTCTTTGAAGGGCCCAAGGTTCTGCCGCAGCGACCGCAGCACGGCCGCTTCTTTCACGGTGTCTTTGGCGCCGGCCATCGAGTACATCACCACAAAAAAAGCCATCAAAATGGTAATCATGTCGGCATACGACATGATCCATTCGGGCAGTCCTTCTTCGACCTGTTGCGCCGCGTTCGTCATGTTCAGGCCGCTGCCTCCAAGGCGCCGTGGCTCTCGGCGGGCAAATATGCGTTCAGTTTCTGTTCGACCACGCGCGGGCTGTCGCCGGCCTGGATGGCCAGCACTCCCCGCAGCACGATCTCTTTGGCCAACTGCTCCTGGTGGCTCAGGTAGGCCAGCTTCTCGGCGCAGGGCATGCAAATCATGTTGGCCATGGCCGCACCGTACAGCGTGCCCACCAGGGCCATGGCCATCGACGGGCCGATCGAGTCGGGGTCGTCGAGGTTGCCGAGCATGAGGATCAGGCCCAGCAACGTGGCGATCATGCCGAACGCGGGGCCGCAGCGTCCCATGATGTCGAACATGCGTTTGCCGACGTGGTGACGCGCCTCTTCAGCTTTCATTTCCGTGCGGAGGATCTCCTGGATGACTTCCGCCCGCGTGCCATCGACGGCCATTTGCACGCCGAGCGACAGCGTGTGGTTGGCGAGTTCGGGCACCTTGGCCTCCAGCGCCAGCAGCCCGTCTTTGCGTGCCAGCTCCGAGAGGGCCACGATCTGCCCGACCAGCCCGGAGAGGTCTTCGCCGCGGTTGACGGCCAATTTCAGCATCATCTTGGGCAGCGTGAGAAACTTTTTCAGCGGCACCGAAGTCAGGACCACGCACAGGCCGCCGCCCACGACCATGATGGCGGCGGGCGGGTCGATGAACTGTCCCAGCGAGACACCGCCGGCGTTGCCGTGGCTGCCGGCCAGCAACAGGGCC
This genomic interval carries:
- the fliN gene encoding flagellar motor switch protein FliN produces the protein MTDQPPPVNNDEIERLLQQAGEAVSGVPAAAGGSHETPATGRPTEAATAAPPRRPEAAAPRDEAIASADIELLLKQAQDAIASIDKPHESLAASAKSFQLEELSGAAPNTERATLELIRDVELDVRIEFGRTQLYLEDVLKLRKGSVVALDKLAGDPVDVFVNGRLIAKGEVLVLNDNFCVRVAELIAGEQPG
- a CDS encoding flagellar basal body-associated FliL family protein, which gives rise to MSATATASSATPADAAPSGKKSGWFWKVVVLGLILAVIGAECLFAFVYVTMATDKTMHPEPAAPAAKPAKHETGHTEKPAGEHGKVGEHGESSEAGGEREIDMGEYSLTAFQPASNTTLLVNFHLYGTIAGEEEEYFAGSYEANKHRIRDQVLTTIRSAEIADLTDPGLGLIKRQILEKTNRTLGKPVLQGIVFSDFLAVEQ
- a CDS encoding flagellar motor protein MotB; protein product: MTNAAQQVEEGLPEWIMSYADMITILMAFFVVMYSMAGAKDTVKEAAVLRSLRQNLGPFKDIFTSFQPAKSRFSEMGGGTRPSRPGEHGPLGHGPAGSGAAARNNVPRLTAGQPLARGGVIYFAQGAAGLSEENKTQLDLAVEELSGKPQRIEVRGHASRRPLAENSPYRDHWDLAYARCRETMDYLVAHGIAPERIRLGVASQTSSQAASRPLLLVSESWVEIYMLNEFRDRRETLEQEYEQEKAL
- a CDS encoding MotA/TolQ/ExbB proton channel family protein, producing the protein MDIATLGGIGGGFTLMLVALLLAGSHGNAGGVSLGQFIDPPAAIMVVGGGLCVVLTSVPLKKFLTLPKMMLKLAVNRGEDLSGLVGQIVALSELARKDGLLALEAKVPELANHTLSLGVQMAVDGTRAEVIQEILRTEMKAEEARHHVGKRMFDIMGRCGPAFGMIATLLGLILMLGNLDDPDSIGPSMAMALVGTLYGAAMANMICMPCAEKLAYLSHQEQLAKEIVLRGVLAIQAGDSPRVVEQKLNAYLPAESHGALEAAA